Below is a genomic region from Silurus meridionalis isolate SWU-2019-XX chromosome 1, ASM1480568v1, whole genome shotgun sequence.
GCTGCTGACATAGTGTCATCAATATCCATCTGAAAATATACAAGATCAGCTAATATGAGAGTacaaccagagagagagagagagagaaagagaatagcGCATATGCAATTATAAATATCTGATACATGGTGCAGTTCTGACCTTACGAGTCTGTGTGTAACTGTTTCCCAGTCCGGATGTTAAGCTGTGGTACTTGACCATTGGATCCAGGGACTCCGGTTTCTGCTTGAACAGCCAAAACTGCAGAACAAAATGCACATAAATACCGGCCTTGATTTAGAAACAGGACCTCAAGGAACCTTAGAAGTGAAACCATTAATAAAAGTGTTTTCTGTGCGTTTTATTTTTTGGTACGTACCAAAGCCTCTGCCCCGTTATAAGGTGTAAGGGTAAATGTATTGGTAAATATTCTTATCTGATCAGAAAAAGGAGTGATAAAGAAACAAAGCAGATATTATATAAGGAGGAAATCCATTTGTGACAtgcttctataaaaaaaaaaaaaaatccaccattGGAATTTTCTCAACTATTAACTATAACTAACCAAATAAACTATTTCTATTTTACCAAGAAACCAGAAAATGTCCATAAGACTGTTCAAAAGTGTGAACACTGGTGACCCcttctaaaaaaatgtaatgcctCCTATACTTTATTAATGAttacatgttttatatatgttttttcatGATCAATTTAGCATTATTAGAAAAATTCTCTACACAAGCCCCTGTAACTGAATACTTAAGCTTGGTGGTAGACATATCATAATTTCCAAAGTCATTGCTATacagtacactatattgccaaaagtattgggtcacctggtcataagtacggtatgtgagtTTGGAGcgttgcattccacatttactgttataattccctccaattttctgggaaaatgttccactagattttggattgtgtttatggatatttgtaaaggcaggtactgatgtaattgaggaggcctgggggtgcagtcagggttccaattcatcccaaaggtgttcagtaaggatgagatcagagctctatagcaggcaacttaagatcttcctcttcaaagcatttaaaccagatcttcaagaagctcactttgtgcacaggggcattgccatgctggaacaggtttgggtttccaagttcaattgaatgcaaaattttattagagGGCATCTAAATACATCCTGAAAATAACCACATATAgtaggaaaggtcaggtgacccaatactatcagcaatatagtgtatgtttagtATCAAATTGTGTAGAATTGTGCGAGTACCCCCAAAACCTTTATATGTACTTAAGAAGGAATTACAGAGACATGAAAACTTACCAGCCACATTAAAGGCATGATAAGGGTCCAGATAAAGGATGGTAGGATGCCATACGTGAGGTTAGTCATCACCAGTCCAGGACAGATCACAGATGAGTAGAGACCCTTGAGGATGGAGAATAGGATTGAGAATCAGTGAGCGGGTGAAGAGGCAGCAGGTTTAATACCAGAAGACTAAGGATTCTATGGTCTGACAGTTTTGCACATGGAAGAAGACCCTGTTGCTTGCTAGCATGGAAAATAGCCAGACCAAAATTGCAGGTGATCACAAACTCTctgatttaaactgttttgcaGTAATGATCATGGCTATTTATGGAGGAAAATGGGGGAAGGTGTGAGGCATGGTGGTGTCAGCATTATGTTTTGGGGGTGTTTCTGTAGAAAAGGTAGTGGTGCactttagaaaataaatgggATAGTGATCAAGAGAGATTATGTAAAAAACCTAAGGCAACAGAGGATATTAAAATTGGTGTGCAACAGGATCTTCCAGCAGGTCAATGATCCTAAACATACCTCCAAAGTTGTAACAAAATGGTTGAAGACAAAAGACAGCAAAgtgaaaaacataaaagtgGCCAAGGAGATCcaaatacatttgatttatatCAGTTCTGTGACTGAACATTAGATTCAAATTTGAACAAATTACATCAAATACTAATGAAATGTAACAACCAGTAAAGCTGGTAAAgctattttttaaatgtcctttaatggaaataaagaatataCTCTAACTATGTAACACAGGAACTGTTTTGTAATAGGAAACCCTAAGTGTAGTGACCTTTTTAGCCTCAAGTGGACATGCAACATAAGACTGGTACTATTACACTTCTAgagaatgtaatgtaataagtCTCTGCCACTTGTGGccccaaaatgtaaaaaaatccgATCCCAGTTAACATAATCCAAATTAGAAAATTTGACagactaccgtattttctggactataagccgctacttttttctcacGCTTTGAACCcggcggcttaaacaatgaagcggctaatttattgatttttcccgggtttttcccggtttcacaatcttcatgccaaaaaactgagctaACCTAATCAGGTTAactaatgaaactctttatattaaatcagatgcgctcccactgaatcggaccgcaccacatcataaatatggatgaggttcctctgacgtttgacctgccgctcactcggactgtcaacaggaaatgcgaattattgaaaaaatgcatgaaaaaacgcacttcacctgtgttctgcgCTGCACAGCATccggagaaaagattcaccgatggtgatttttaaacacatgacgatgccaaaagataaactccagagagaaatagttgtgaaaggaaggaggaagacagtgaacaatgactttcttgataggctactgtttagatacaacaAGATGTAACAGactctgtctttcattaaagcctgtgtaaagttcattagtttcagtgtagacacttgtggcttatagacaggtgcggtgtatttatgttcaaatgaaaaatctttgtaaaattcagtgggtgcggcttatatttaggtgcgcttaatagtccggaaattacggtacttaactgtaatctgatttatttcgcatttttttatacatgtggACATGTGGTCAACAGTCTGGGAATTGTAAAGCCGCATAAATGACTATATCCGTATTGAAATGGATCAAGAATAACCTAAAATTGCTCACCTTGCTCATTGTTTAAATCATTAGGTTGTAAATCACTCAGCTTAATTCACCTGGCTGTTATAATGGCGGTTCAGGGCCAGGCTCAGCAGATCAGATGCGTATTTAGAGGAGCTGTATGGTTCTAGGCCTTCCTTGTGCTGCACATCGTCAAGACTGAAAGCTGAACGGCATGCATTGCTAGACGAGGTCCAGATCACCTGAGAGCGGTGGTCTGTTTGACATAACAGGGGCTCCAATTCCCGAACCTACAATGTGAAAGAGAacctttttttgcacattgttgcacattcacaaaaaaaactgGCCTAAAACAGAAACTCAAACTCCACTGGGCCCTTTCATGGATTATTTTCTACTGTATACATTATTTCATCACAAAGTTCCATATGATACTTATTAATGTGCGACTTCAATGGGACAACATGTCAAAACCATGTGTACTCTGCCTCTTAACAAAAATGACACATGGAGCCtagatcaaaaaaaaaacacagaggaaCAAGAACATGAACCCCTTACGGTCATTGGACATTCAAGCTATAGCAGAAAACCGACACTTCTGTGATGCAGGCTGACTCTACTGCAAAATTAATGCACACCTGATCCATAGGGTCTTCATCACAATCTGGAGAAAAGCAGCACCATAACTCTGCTTAACCAATTCGATAGGAAGCAGTCGATTGTGAGCATAATATTTAAGGAGTATTTAAATCATCCCACAAGCAGAATGGGGttattgttaaatatataaaagttattACTGGTGAGAGAAGGCTTTAGTTTTAGAGTAATAGAtactacatttatttgtatgtgcAATATGCCATGgctatatattattaattagtcACTTAGAGAGTGTTGAGTTTTATGACTGTACAAATAATATGATGATTCACATGATGATTTGTTCTTTAGATTTTGCTGCTGATATTTGACTTCTTATAGCTTTCTGATCTCTGATTCTCTTTGGTTCGTTATGTTCAATTATAAACTCTGGGGCTTTTATAGAACagttatagatagatagatagatagatagatagatagatagatagatagatagatagatagatagatagatagatggatggatggatggatggatggatggatggatggatggatggatggatggatggatagatagatagatagatagatagatagatagatagatagatagatagatagatagatgatggatggatggatggatggatggatggatagatagatgctggatggatggatggatagatagatagatagatagatagatagatagatagatagatagatagatagatagatagatagatagatgatggatggatggatggatggatggatggatgagaacAAATGTAGTGGATTTACATCCAcaagatttaatattttatcaatATATTAGGTGATATTATGAGCTTTTTTGTGTAGATTCATAAGCTATAATCACAAATAAATCCATTTGGGCTCCAGGccataatattacaaaatatagaAAAGTCACACTTTCTGTAATTAACCCTTTGTTTCATGTTCAGTAGCCACAAATAAGTTGTTTGTTAATAGAGATAAAATAATCACATCTTTTTTTAACTGGACTAAGATGACgcctactgtatatatattctaGTCCATGAAGTACAAAGTGAATGTCTATGAATCAGAATAGAAATGGGACAGGGACACACGTCCCATGCTGGAACAAATGCCCTGTTGTGCTTGTGAGTCAAACAGtgtataaatttaaatattcatttttactgttttacaaaGCTGTGATAAAATTTCATTAATGTAAGACCACTCTCACCAGTAAGAAGTGACCGAACAGGTTGGTAGCAAACACTTGCTGTAGACCATCAGACGTGACAGTGTCTTTCTGCATCAGTAGCCCTGCTCCCGTCGAAAACATGTGGATTGCTTTACTGGAAACAAAtcacaaatgtaaaatt
It encodes:
- the hsd17b7 gene encoding 3-keto-steroid reductase — protein: MSRMGKVVLVTGANSGVGLALCERLLSDDAQLQLCLACRNKQKSEAARQVLLDSHPKAHVSLVRLDVASVRSVLSAAEEIRQRYDRLDYLYLNAGIMPSPQVDFSALYKGLFSGKAIHMFSTGAGLLMQKDTVTSDGLQQVFATNLFGHFLLVRELEPLLCQTDHRSQVIWTSSSNACRSAFSLDDVQHKEGLEPYSSSKYASDLLSLALNRHYNSQGLYSSVICPGLVMTNLTYGILPSFIWTLIMPLMWLIRIFTNTFTLTPYNGAEALFWLFKQKPESLDPMVKYHSLTSGLGNSYTQTRKMDIDDTMSAALYQKLLELEKRVRKKLKDEDLTCTK